The proteins below come from a single Campylobacter sp. CCUG 57310 genomic window:
- a CDS encoding type II asparaginase — protein MRFSLKVFIVMIFSATMALAKPTIYILATGGTIAGSGSGALDTSYTSGTVTVDKLIAAVPDINKIATIKGEQISNIGSQEMNNEVWLKLANRVNELLSSGKADGVVITHGTDTMEETAYFLNLVVKSDKPIVMVGAMRNSTSLSADGPLNLFNAVNVAMSKDSVGKGVVVVMNDEIHAAREVTKMNTTSVDTFKSPNTGRIGTVFYGNVKYYMTPARKHTVNSAFDIAKIKELPRVDIIYSHSNDNPDFVNTAVKMGAKGIINAGMGNGNPFPSALEALGEAVKGGLVVVRDSRVGTGETTMNGEVDDTKYGFVTSDNLNVQKARVLLMLGLATTNDKAKIQEFFLTH, from the coding sequence ATGCGTTTTTCGTTAAAGGTGTTTATCGTGATGATTTTTAGTGCTACGATGGCTTTAGCAAAGCCTACGATTTATATTTTAGCAACAGGCGGAACGATCGCGGGAAGCGGATCGGGAGCTCTTGATACAAGCTATACTTCAGGAACCGTAACGGTTGATAAACTAATAGCCGCCGTGCCTGATATCAACAAGATCGCAACGATCAAAGGAGAGCAAATTTCAAATATCGGCTCTCAAGAGATGAATAACGAGGTTTGGCTAAAGCTTGCAAATAGAGTAAATGAGCTGCTATCAAGCGGTAAAGCAGACGGAGTGGTTATCACTCACGGAACAGATACCATGGAAGAGACTGCGTACTTTTTAAATTTAGTCGTTAAGAGCGATAAGCCTATAGTTATGGTTGGCGCTATGAGAAACTCAACATCGCTAAGCGCAGACGGTCCTTTGAATTTGTTTAACGCCGTAAATGTAGCTATGAGCAAAGATAGCGTAGGTAAAGGTGTGGTTGTAGTGATGAATGATGAAATTCACGCCGCTAGAGAGGTTACTAAGATGAATACGACAAGCGTTGATACCTTTAAGTCGCCAAATACGGGTAGAATCGGAACCGTCTTTTACGGAAACGTAAAATACTATATGACTCCTGCTAGAAAGCATACCGTAAATAGCGCTTTTGATATCGCTAAGATAAAAGAACTTCCACGCGTAGATATCATTTATAGCCACTCAAACGACAATCCTGATTTTGTAAATACCGCAGTTAAAATGGGTGCAAAAGGTATAATTAATGCCGGCATGGGCAACGGAAATCCATTCCCAAGTGCTCTTGAGGCTCTAGGTGAAGCGGTAAAAGGCGGCTTAGTCGTGGTTAGAGACTCTCGTGTAGGCACAGGCGAGACTACTATGAACGGCGAAGTTGACGACACTAAATACGGATTCGTAACAAGCGATAATCTAAACGTTCAAAAGGCTCGTGTGCTACTTATGCTAGGTCTTGCGACAACTAACGATAAAGCAAAAATTCAAGAATTTTTCCTTACTCATTAA
- a CDS encoding branched-chain amino acid transporter permease, translating to MSDILTSGINLNSSPLVMSLVVLTATVATFLTRVTPFWIFKKDKPNKWLLSVERHMGLFIMVILVFYALKDTNFKEFPFGGREIVSAVCAILIHLKFKNALLSIVFSTAIYMFLLRI from the coding sequence ATGAGCGATATCTTAACTTCAGGCATAAATTTAAACTCAAGCCCGCTTGTTATGTCTTTAGTTGTGCTAACCGCTACGGTTGCGACGTTTTTAACCAGAGTTACGCCGTTTTGGATATTTAAAAAAGACAAGCCAAACAAGTGGCTTTTAAGCGTTGAGCGACATATGGGGCTTTTTATAATGGTTATTTTGGTCTTTTACGCCCTTAAGGATACCAATTTTAAAGAATTTCCTTTTGGTGGACGCGAGATCGTTTCTGCTGTTTGCGCTATATTAATTCATCTTAAATTTAAAAATGCGCTTTTAAGCATAGTTTTTTCAACGGCTATTTATATGTTTCTTTTGAGAATTTAG
- the flgG gene encoding flagellar basal-body rod protein FlgG translates to MMRSIYSAATGMIAQQTQIDVTSHNISNVNTMGYKKNRAEFADLMYQVMEYAGTSTSSTTKSPTGIEVGLGVRPTAITKIFSQGHFKETSNNLDMVIAGHGFFQVQLPDGTTAYTRNGAFKLDSEGTIVNSDGYPLIPQMSIPADATHISVGTDGTVSVLQPGNVEMTQIGQIELANFINPSGLHAMGDNNYLPTGSSGDVVVGTAGLDGFGQIKQGFVEMSNVQLVEEMTDLITGQRAYEANSKAITTSDDMLQIVNNLKR, encoded by the coding sequence ATGATGAGATCGATTTACTCAGCTGCAACCGGCATGATAGCGCAGCAGACCCAAATAGACGTAACCTCACACAATATCTCAAACGTAAATACGATGGGATATAAGAAAAACAGAGCCGAATTTGCCGATCTTATGTATCAGGTTATGGAGTATGCAGGCACTTCGACCAGCTCTACGACAAAAAGCCCTACAGGCATAGAGGTTGGTCTTGGCGTGCGCCCTACGGCGATAACTAAAATTTTCTCGCAAGGACACTTTAAAGAAACAAGTAACAACCTTGATATGGTTATTGCTGGGCATGGATTTTTTCAAGTGCAACTTCCTGACGGCACCACGGCTTATACCAGAAACGGTGCGTTTAAGCTTGATAGCGAAGGCACGATAGTAAATTCAGACGGATATCCTTTGATCCCGCAGATGAGCATACCTGCCGATGCTACACATATCTCTGTAGGCACGGACGGCACGGTTTCGGTCTTGCAGCCGGGTAATGTCGAGATGACGCAGATCGGTCAGATAGAGCTTGCAAATTTTATAAACCCAAGCGGGCTTCACGCGATGGGCGATAACAACTACCTTCCTACAGGCTCAAGCGGCGATGTGGTCGTAGGAACGGCAGGGCTTGACGGATTTGGTCAGATCAAGCAAGGATTTGTCGAGATGAGTAACGTCCAGCTGGTTGAGGAGATGACCGATCTTATCACCGGCCAGCGTGCGTATGAGGCTAATTCAAAGGCGATAACGACAAGCGATGATATGCTTCAAATCGTAAATAATCTTAAGAGATAA
- a CDS encoding flagellar hook-basal body protein translates to MQNGYYQAAGAMVTQFNRLDVISNNLANINTIGFKRDDVVVGDFERIFQEFRDVLPLENHTKQAAKFLNRTIDRVPQISEQYVDFSNSGMKFTGNTLDFAIKREDIFFLVETKTGEVRLTKNGAFSLDDEGFLVTKEGFKVLPNNYFEGGADGIQIPQDERLSVDKNGNIYANDEQIARFYLAQPKEIRNLTKEGDNLYVLPNLKELRDLGDDVDAVAQGYTQISNVNAVTEMVGLIETNRLVDMYQKVMRSHMDDLNQDAISKLASTKV, encoded by the coding sequence GATGTCATCTCAAATAACCTTGCAAACATAAACACAATCGGCTTTAAGCGTGACGATGTGGTTGTGGGTGATTTTGAGAGAATTTTTCAAGAGTTTAGAGATGTTTTGCCGCTTGAAAATCACACAAAGCAAGCTGCTAAATTTTTAAATAGAACTATTGATAGAGTGCCTCAAATTTCAGAACAGTATGTTGATTTTAGCAATAGCGGGATGAAATTTACCGGCAATACGCTTGATTTTGCTATAAAGCGCGAGGATATTTTTTTCTTGGTTGAAACCAAAACAGGCGAAGTTAGGCTTACTAAAAACGGCGCTTTTAGCCTTGATGATGAGGGATTTTTGGTTACAAAAGAGGGCTTTAAAGTGCTTCCAAATAACTATTTTGAAGGCGGAGCAGACGGGATACAAATTCCGCAAGACGAGAGGTTAAGTGTGGATAAAAATGGAAATATCTACGCAAACGATGAGCAGATTGCAAGATTTTATCTGGCTCAGCCAAAAGAGATAAGAAATCTTACAAAAGAGGGTGATAATCTATACGTTTTGCCAAATTTAAAAGAGTTAAGAGATCTTGGCGATGATGTTGATGCCGTTGCTCAGGGTTATACTCAAATTTCAAACGTAAATGCCGTAACCGAGATGGTGGGGCTTATCGAGACAAACCGATTGGTTGATATGTATCAAAAAGTGATGAGAAGCCATATGGACGATCTTAACCAAGACGCCATCAGCAAGCTGGCTTCAACTAAGGTTTAA
- a CDS encoding AzlC family ABC transporter permease: MSFYTIFKITIPVMLGFIPLGIAFGLLAENIGVAPLMTMALNLIVYAGAGQFALLSMLSAGTGLVEIFIASYVINLRHTFYSLALLKDFKGLKFKYYNIFALTDESFAIFKTLKTNSQEEKDKAYTLINLLTQTYWAVGTLLGILVGKGIRIDYSGIEFCLTALFIVLAIEMFKDDKNYKLLFFSLGLGVFATAFFPPSYMLLLSLFIGFTVIVIGDRIK; the protein is encoded by the coding sequence TTGAGCTTTTATACCATTTTTAAGATCACAATTCCCGTTATGCTCGGTTTTATTCCGCTTGGTATAGCCTTTGGCTTGCTTGCGGAAAATATAGGCGTAGCTCCTCTTATGACCATGGCTTTAAACTTGATAGTATATGCCGGAGCAGGGCAATTTGCCTTGCTTTCGATGCTTAGTGCGGGTACGGGTTTGGTTGAAATTTTTATCGCAAGTTATGTTATAAATTTGCGCCATACTTTTTATTCGCTCGCCCTTTTAAAGGACTTTAAGGGGCTTAAGTTTAAATACTACAACATCTTTGCCTTAACCGATGAAAGTTTTGCGATATTTAAGACGCTTAAGACAAATTCGCAAGAAGAAAAGGACAAAGCATACACGCTTATAAATTTGCTTACTCAAACTTACTGGGCGGTGGGCACTCTGCTTGGAATTTTAGTCGGCAAGGGCATTAGGATTGATTATAGCGGGATTGAATTTTGTCTAACGGCGCTTTTTATAGTTCTTGCTATCGAGATGTTTAAGGATGATAAAAACTACAAGCTTCTTTTCTTTTCGCTTGGACTGGGCGTGTTTGCAACCGCATTTTTCCCGCCGTCATATATGCTTTTACTATCGCTTTTCATCGGATTTACGGTTATTGTCATAGGAGATAGAATCAAATGA